A region of Sulfurimonas sp. DNA encodes the following proteins:
- the amrS gene encoding AmmeMemoRadiSam system radical SAM enzyme, with amino-acid sequence MKYFAYKDENHITCLLCKHYCTLKEGKSAICGVNFNEDAKLVNKTYGHPSALHLDPIEKKPLYHFLPSSSSLSIGTVGCNFRCPFCQNHSISQTSVVDESVNYSPQDIVDLALKHKTQSISYTYNEPTIWYPYAKDIGVLAKENGIKNVFVSSGYESKEVLQDMNSWLDAVNIDLKSFSHEYYKKVLKTDLDGVLESLIEFSKSDIWLEITTLIIPDINDSEEEIHKMAEFISSKLGVDVPWHLSAFHPDYKMLDTPRTSEESMQKAKEIAHSYGIKYVYLGNILADNTTYCCVCNAELIKRSGFNAQMLNIKNNKCIKCQSSIKGVFQ; translated from the coding sequence ATGAAATACTTTGCCTATAAAGATGAAAACCATATAACTTGCCTTTTATGCAAGCACTATTGCACTCTAAAAGAAGGTAAAAGTGCTATATGTGGAGTTAACTTTAACGAAGATGCAAAGCTAGTAAATAAAACCTATGGACATCCAAGTGCTTTGCATTTAGACCCCATTGAGAAAAAGCCACTTTATCATTTTTTGCCATCTTCTTCATCACTTTCTATTGGAACAGTTGGCTGTAATTTTCGTTGTCCTTTTTGTCAAAACCATTCTATATCTCAAACATCTGTTGTTGATGAGAGCGTAAATTATTCTCCTCAGGATATAGTTGATTTAGCTCTTAAACATAAAACACAAAGTATTAGTTACACTTACAATGAGCCAACTATTTGGTATCCATACGCAAAAGATATAGGTGTGTTAGCTAAAGAAAATGGGATTAAAAATGTATTTGTATCAAGTGGGTATGAATCCAAAGAAGTTTTGCAAGATATGAACAGTTGGCTAGATGCTGTAAATATTGACTTAAAAAGTTTTTCGCACGAGTACTATAAAAAGGTTTTAAAAACAGACTTAGATGGTGTTTTAGAATCATTGATTGAGTTTTCTAAAAGTGATATTTGGCTTGAAATTACAACTTTAATCATTCCAGATATTAATGACAGTGAAGAAGAGATTCATAAAATGGCAGAATTTATATCTTCAAAATTAGGAGTAGATGTGCCGTGGCATCTAAGTGCTTTTCATCCTGATTATAAAATGCTTGACACTCCAAGAACTAGTGAAGAGAGTATGCAAAAAGCAAAAGAAATAGCCCATAGTTATGGTATAAAATATGTTTATCTTGGAAATATTTTAGCTGATAACACTACTTACTGCTGTGTTTGTAATGCGGAGCTTATTAAAAGAAGCGGTTTTAATGCACAGATGCTAAATATAAAAAATAACAAATGCATAAAATGTCAAAGTAGCATAAAAGGAGTTTTTCAATGA
- the glyQ gene encoding glycine--tRNA ligase subunit alpha: MITFSEMLLKLQEFWMREGCNIVQPYDIPAGAGTFHPATFLRSLDSQPWSVAYVAPSRRPTDGRYGENPNRLGSYYQFQALIKPSPDNIQELYLKSLEYLGLDVSQHDIRFVEDNWESPTLGAWGLGWEVWLNGMEVTQFTYFQQVGGIECNPVAVEITYGTERLAMYLQGVDNIFDIVWSEDKDGNKTLYKDVHKESEIQFSKYNFEVADVEMLFADFNAKSKECLAALDAGLPLPAYDLCMLASNTFNVLDARKAISQTERANYILKIRELSKGCAELYKAQESDRLERVKA; the protein is encoded by the coding sequence ATGATAACTTTTAGTGAGATGTTACTTAAACTTCAAGAATTTTGGATGAGAGAGGGTTGCAATATTGTTCAACCATACGATATTCCAGCAGGAGCGGGAACTTTTCATCCTGCAACTTTTTTACGCTCACTAGATTCTCAGCCATGGTCTGTTGCTTATGTAGCTCCATCTCGTCGTCCAACAGATGGACGATATGGAGAAAATCCAAATCGTTTGGGAAGTTATTACCAGTTTCAAGCGCTTATAAAACCATCTCCAGATAATATTCAAGAACTTTATTTAAAATCATTAGAGTATCTTGGTCTTGATGTTTCACAACATGATATTAGATTTGTAGAAGATAACTGGGAGTCACCAACACTAGGTGCTTGGGGACTTGGTTGGGAAGTTTGGTTAAATGGTATGGAAGTTACACAATTTACATACTTTCAACAAGTTGGAGGGATAGAGTGTAATCCTGTTGCAGTTGAGATAACTTATGGAACAGAAAGACTTGCTATGTACCTTCAAGGTGTTGATAATATTTTTGATATTGTTTGGAGTGAAGATAAAGATGGAAATAAAACACTTTATAAAGATGTTCATAAAGAGAGTGAAATTCAGTTCTCAAAATACAACTTTGAAGTAGCAGATGTTGAGATGCTGTTTGCTGATTTTAATGCAAAATCTAAAGAGTGTTTAGCAGCACTAGATGCTGGACTTCCTCTTCCTGCTTATGACTTATGTATGTTAGCATCTAACACTTTTAATGTTTTAGATGCAAGAAAAGCAATCTCACAAACAGAAAGAGCAAACTACATCTTAAAAATCCGTGAACTATCAAAAGGGTGTGCAGAGCTTTATAAAGCACAAGAATCCGATAGACTAGAGCGAGTTAAAGCATAG
- a CDS encoding damage-control phosphatase ARMT1 family protein: MTIDEACVACIINQSIKVSDAINASKSLKEEMTSKVKEMSFNFSYEDNPPEIASYVYGKMAEIANKTDLYDEVKELSTKKALSFVPLVKDKLFTSSNKLLTATKTAVAGNVIDLAAAVEFDLEEELSKVFHTDFAYDDFELMKYELTNASSVLIIGDNVGEHIFDYVFIQTLQELYPDASYSYMVRGKPIINDVTMKEAKEAGFDELCELVDSGVNTPGFTYNRANTYSKKLFDSVDLVISKGMGNYECMSPSHRKKICFLLKVKCEVVAKFLGKNVGDIVCKMS, encoded by the coding sequence ATGACTATCGATGAAGCTTGCGTTGCTTGTATAATAAACCAAAGTATTAAAGTCTCAGATGCCATAAATGCCTCAAAGTCATTAAAAGAAGAAATGACATCTAAAGTTAAAGAGATGAGTTTTAACTTCTCATATGAAGATAATCCCCCTGAAATCGCTTCTTATGTGTATGGAAAAATGGCAGAAATAGCCAATAAAACTGACCTTTATGATGAAGTAAAAGAACTCTCTACTAAAAAAGCTCTCTCTTTTGTTCCGCTTGTAAAAGATAAACTTTTTACATCTAGCAACAAACTTTTAACAGCTACAAAAACAGCAGTTGCTGGTAATGTTATAGATTTAGCTGCTGCAGTTGAGTTTGACTTAGAAGAGGAACTTTCAAAGGTTTTTCATACTGATTTTGCTTATGATGATTTTGAACTAATGAAATATGAACTCACTAATGCTTCAAGCGTTTTGATTATTGGCGACAATGTTGGTGAGCATATATTTGACTATGTGTTTATACAAACACTCCAAGAGTTATATCCAGATGCTTCTTATTCATATATGGTTAGGGGAAAGCCAATTATAAATGATGTGACAATGAAAGAAGCAAAAGAGGCTGGTTTTGATGAACTTTGTGAGTTAGTTGATAGTGGTGTTAATACCCCTGGGTTTACCTATAATCGTGCAAATACTTACTCAAAAAAACTTTTTGATAGTGTTGATTTAGTCATAAGTAAAGGTATGGGCAACTATGAATGTATGAGTCCTTCTCATAGAAAAAAAATATGTTTTTTACTTAAAGTAAAGTGTGAAGTAGTTGCAAAATTTTTAGGAAAAAATGTAGGCGATATAGTTTGTAAAATGAGTTAG
- a CDS encoding cupin domain-containing protein translates to MNKSNMLASIPTEIKEEIFEEILSKDGVKIERIISYGHVTPEGKWYEQKDSEWVMLIQGEAILEFENSKEVKLFAGDYINIPALKKHRVSWTKPNFKTIWLVVHY, encoded by the coding sequence ATGAATAAGAGTAATATGCTAGCATCTATCCCAACTGAGATCAAAGAGGAAATTTTTGAAGAAATCCTATCAAAAGATGGAGTTAAAATAGAGCGTATTATCTCATATGGGCATGTCACGCCAGAGGGAAAATGGTACGAGCAAAAAGATTCTGAATGGGTTATGCTAATTCAAGGAGAAGCAATTTTAGAGTTTGAAAACTCTAAAGAAGTTAAACTTTTTGCTGGAGATTATATAAATATTCCAGCTCTAAAAAAGCACAGGGTTTCTTGGACAAAACCTAATTTTAAAACGATTTGGTTAGTAGTACACTACTAA
- a CDS encoding AAA family ATPase: protein MSTTLIGQIEHILFEDEGFFIARLKSGEKISGTYLESDVKNIKSSAITLSGYWEEHKKYGKTFKFESIKVNQNQLFFFLNKIVKGFTKKLSAELIEQFGSEELINILDNDIQKLLEFKGIKEKRLKKIQTSWKKFRSMRKLGEFLSPFDVSQTLLTAIATAMKDVDEPCSKIKSNPYILTSINGIGFKRADELALKMGVESEDENRISSAMDFVLMNYCEQQGNSCVAKEILFSGLNELLGFVDKTHLYELALIERVSESSIVIMKNDRLSPARLYDAEKYLYDTIRERAKKDSGGFVKDLDEFLIKSDLDLGEQQKEAVKKINDGASILFLVGYAGTGKSTTSKTILELLNTKYEKKEIITCALSGIASQRIADTTGYESATIQSLLVKHEDRDDFPFGVVLIDEASMINSPLFAKLMAKIHRDAIVIIVGDDAQLPPIGAGNVLSDVLSLELAPIVKLTKIYRQSEDQAITLIANDIRKGIVPEYRNSYEDFEFIDISIQNYYTLRSELSQTQLQELRESNSLQIVTEIMHKVVESIEKARYRLNNKQIKEYLNYFQVITPMKGGTLGTNNLNKVLQEYFNPNPKKCVKKGGVEFRLMDKVVHTKNENMTSWSGDAFKTGEDSSQRRIYNGMSGLLFKIEEDDEQLFVFYPNEDVVVVYEYEEVKSHLMLSYALTIHKVQGMEYDIVVIPMTFSHFIMHNTKLIYTAITRAKHKCILIGESGAFESGCKKFEATRRDTVLLEL from the coding sequence GTGAGCACTACTCTAATAGGTCAAATAGAACATATTCTTTTTGAAGATGAAGGCTTTTTTATTGCACGATTAAAAAGTGGTGAAAAAATAAGTGGAACCTACTTAGAGAGTGATGTGAAAAATATAAAAAGTTCTGCCATTACTCTAAGTGGTTACTGGGAAGAACATAAAAAATATGGTAAAACTTTTAAATTTGAATCTATCAAAGTCAATCAAAATCAACTATTTTTCTTTTTAAATAAAATCGTTAAAGGTTTTACAAAAAAACTATCAGCAGAATTGATAGAGCAATTTGGCTCAGAAGAACTTATAAATATTTTAGACAATGATATACAAAAACTTTTAGAGTTTAAAGGCATCAAAGAAAAACGACTTAAAAAGATTCAAACATCGTGGAAAAAATTTCGTTCCATGAGAAAATTAGGAGAGTTTTTAAGTCCTTTTGATGTTTCACAAACTCTTCTTACAGCCATAGCAACTGCTATGAAAGATGTTGATGAACCATGTTCAAAGATAAAAAGTAATCCATACATACTTACTTCCATAAATGGTATAGGTTTTAAAAGAGCAGACGAGTTGGCTCTTAAAATGGGTGTAGAGAGTGAAGATGAAAATCGTATAAGTTCTGCGATGGATTTTGTACTTATGAACTACTGTGAACAACAGGGTAATAGTTGTGTTGCTAAAGAGATACTTTTTTCTGGTTTAAATGAACTTCTTGGCTTTGTGGATAAAACTCATCTGTACGAATTAGCACTTATTGAGAGAGTCAGTGAATCAAGTATAGTCATTATGAAAAATGATAGACTTTCTCCTGCAAGACTGTATGATGCTGAAAAATATCTATATGACACCATAAGAGAAAGAGCAAAAAAAGATAGTGGTGGATTTGTAAAAGATTTAGATGAGTTTTTAATAAAGAGTGATTTGGACTTAGGCGAACAGCAAAAAGAAGCAGTTAAAAAAATAAATGATGGTGCATCTATACTTTTTTTAGTTGGTTATGCAGGAACTGGTAAAAGTACAACATCAAAAACTATACTTGAATTATTAAATACTAAGTATGAAAAAAAAGAGATAATAACTTGTGCTTTAAGTGGCATCGCATCTCAGAGAATTGCAGATACAACTGGATATGAAAGTGCTACTATTCAGAGTCTTTTAGTTAAACATGAAGATAGAGATGATTTTCCTTTTGGTGTTGTTTTGATAGATGAAGCATCTATGATTAACTCTCCTCTTTTTGCTAAACTGATGGCAAAGATTCATAGAGATGCTATTGTCATAATTGTTGGAGATGATGCGCAACTTCCTCCTATTGGAGCTGGAAATGTTTTGAGTGATGTTTTGAGTTTAGAGTTAGCACCTATTGTAAAACTTACAAAGATTTATAGACAGAGTGAAGATCAAGCAATAACACTTATCGCAAATGATATACGAAAAGGAATTGTTCCAGAGTATAGAAACTCTTATGAAGATTTTGAGTTTATAGACATAAGCATACAAAACTATTACACACTTAGAAGCGAGCTTTCTCAAACACAACTTCAAGAATTAAGAGAAAGCAACTCTTTGCAAATTGTTACAGAGATAATGCATAAAGTTGTTGAGTCAATAGAAAAAGCAAGATATAGACTTAACAACAAACAGATAAAAGAGTATCTAAATTATTTTCAAGTAATAACACCTATGAAAGGTGGAACTCTTGGGACCAATAATTTAAACAAAGTTTTACAAGAATACTTCAACCCAAATCCAAAAAAATGTGTAAAAAAAGGTGGAGTAGAATTTAGACTTATGGACAAGGTAGTTCATACTAAAAATGAGAACATGACCTCATGGAGTGGTGACGCTTTTAAAACTGGAGAAGACTCAAGCCAAAGACGCATCTATAATGGTATGAGTGGGCTACTTTTTAAGATAGAAGAAGATGATGAACAACTGTTCGTTTTTTATCCAAATGAAGATGTAGTGGTAGTTTACGAGTATGAAGAGGTTAAATCGCATCTAATGTTATCTTATGCTTTAACCATCCATAAAGTACAAGGAATGGAGTATGACATAGTTGTAATTCCCATGACTTTTTCTCACTTTATCATGCATAATACAAAGCTAATTTATACGGCTATAACAAGAGCAAAACATAAGTGTATTCTTATTGGTGAGAGTGGTGCTTTTGAGAGTGGATGTAAAAAGTTTGAAGCAACTCGTAGGGATACTGTACTTTTAGAGTTATAG
- the amrB gene encoding AmmeMemoRadiSam system protein B, with protein sequence MKREMSINGSFYPDAKEELYRYFEHFNKHLEEQNINTDAKQSRAVIVPHAGYVYSGYSANLAYKVLKNSKIKNIVVIGPSHRVAFDGISLGDFASYKTPLGDIEASTELGDSLKDKFSLSYFEQAHKEHSTEVQFPFIKHYMQEVNILELVYSSIDAKQISKIIDYILEDENNGVVISTDLSHFYNQEEANTLDAICLEAIKNLDINKLHSGCEACGITGVQAMMISAKKLSLDFSLLDYRTSADASGDTSRVVGYMSGYFNE encoded by the coding sequence ATGAAAAGAGAGATGAGCATAAATGGTAGTTTTTATCCAGATGCTAAAGAAGAGCTATATAGATATTTTGAACATTTTAACAAACACCTTGAAGAGCAAAATATAAATACAGATGCAAAACAAAGCAGAGCTGTAATAGTTCCTCATGCTGGTTATGTTTACTCAGGTTATAGTGCTAACCTTGCTTATAAAGTTTTAAAAAATAGTAAAATTAAAAATATTGTAGTTATCGGACCTTCGCATAGAGTAGCATTTGATGGCATAAGTCTTGGAGATTTTGCATCTTATAAAACTCCGCTTGGAGATATAGAGGCATCTACTGAATTAGGAGATAGTTTAAAAGATAAATTTTCATTATCTTATTTTGAACAAGCTCACAAAGAACATAGTACAGAAGTGCAATTTCCATTTATAAAACACTATATGCAAGAAGTGAATATTTTAGAATTAGTATATTCAAGTATAGATGCCAAGCAAATCAGTAAAATTATAGATTATATCTTAGAAGATGAAAATAATGGTGTTGTAATTAGTACAGATTTGAGTCATTTTTACAATCAAGAAGAAGCAAATACTTTAGACGCTATCTGTCTAGAAGCGATTAAAAATTTAGATATAAATAAACTTCACAGTGGATGTGAAGCTTGTGGAATTACAGGAGTTCAAGCGATGATGATTAGTGCAAAAAAACTCTCTTTAGATTTTTCTTTACTTGATTATAGAACAAGCGCAGATGCCAGTGGAGACACTTCAAGAGTAGTTGGTTATATGAGTGGATATTTTAATGAATAA
- the amrA gene encoding AmmeMemoRadiSam system protein A, translated as MLDKVLLQIAKSAILNKLDENYTFDENSILKEYPYLKKDGAVFVTLKYNKELRGCIGSIIAHRTLFDDLAYNGVSAGFSDPRFNALSKEELSSLNIEVSLLSEPKILEYVDYEDLLQKIRPNIDGLILKHSRYSGTFLPQVWEQLSTSELFLEHLSLKAGATKSIYDEHPTIYTYQVEHIQEDYDEILCL; from the coding sequence ATGCTTGATAAAGTTTTACTACAAATTGCAAAAAGTGCCATATTAAACAAACTTGATGAAAATTATACTTTTGATGAAAATAGTATTTTAAAAGAATATCCATATCTGAAAAAAGATGGAGCAGTTTTTGTAACTCTAAAGTATAACAAAGAGTTACGAGGTTGCATAGGTTCCATCATAGCTCACAGAACACTTTTTGATGATCTTGCTTACAATGGAGTTTCGGCAGGTTTTTCTGATCCTAGGTTTAATGCTTTGAGTAAAGAAGAACTTTCATCTTTAAATATTGAAGTTTCACTTTTGAGTGAGCCTAAAATTTTAGAGTATGTAGATTATGAAGATTTACTGCAAAAGATTAGACCAAATATAGATGGACTTATCTTAAAGCATTCAAGATATAGTGGTACATTTTTACCTCAAGTTTGGGAGCAGTTAAGTACGTCAGAACTCTTTTTAGAGCATCTAAGTTTAAAAGCTGGTGCAACTAAAAGCATCTATGATGAACATCCAACTATATACACATATCAAGTTGAACATATCCAAGAAGATTATGATGAAATACTTTGCCTATAA